The Eubacterium maltosivorans genome includes the window ACCTCCTCATGCTGTTTCGGTTTCTTTTCGGGGCTGCGGGGCGGCACCGGACGCTTCAAGCTGTCCAGCACCGAGGGCCGTGCGCTCTTGGCAATCACGGACTCCGGCTGAGAGCGGCCCTTGCCGTCCAGATTCAGAAGCGTGTCCAGCTCCACCAGACGGGCGGACTTTACCCGCAGATCATCCTCATAAGAGAAAGGCTTGCCCACTTCCTCCTTGGCGGCGGCCTGCTGCTGGTACAGATTGTCCAGTTGGGCCTTGGTCGCCTCCAGGCGCTGGGGCATTTGAGAGAGCGCATTGTCAATGCGGGTCAGGTTGCCGCGTGGGTCTGTGCCGAGGCTTGCCCGGTGGGTCATCTGGCCTTTCAGCAGGAGCGTATATTCCTGTTTCCAGGCTGAAAACTCCACGGACATAGTGAAGCCCCGGTAGCTGCCGATCTGCACAGGCTCCGAGCCTTTGACCTCCTTACAGGCGTCCAGCAGAGCTGCACCGGCGTTTTCTTTGTCGGTCAGCACATCGCCCCGGATTTCCATACCGGCAAAGCCATCCTCCGGGTGAGGATGGGCGGCCAGGGTCTCCAGGTCTGCCTCAAACCCCTGGATAAAGCCCTTGTGCTTTTCAATTTCCTCCGGGAAGTATTTCAGCAGCTGGTCCTCCAGACGATACTGCTTGCTCTGGTGGTCAGCTTTCATCAGCTTCAGCTTGGAGACCTCCACATCCAGGTCCATGCGCTCCTTGATACGGGGGTCTCCGGCGCACAGGGCCTTGATCTCGGCAAAGGATAATGCCGTTTCGTCCACATCGTCGCAGCTTCTCACCGGCGATTTGGAAGTCATAATCTGGCTGATGAATTTCTGTTTGTTCTCCACCGTCTGCCACAAATAGGCGTCAAAGGTTCCCTCAGTCACATAGCGGTACACATGGACCAGGGGATTTTGGTTGCCCTGGCGCTCGATACGGCCCTTGCGCTGTGCAAGGTCTCCCGGCCGCCACGGGCAGTCCAGGTCATGGAGCGCCACAAGCCGGTCCTGCACATTGGTGCCAGCGCCCATCTTGGCGGTGCTGCCCAGCAAGACGCGCACCTGGCCGGTGCGGACCTTAGCGAACAGCTCCTTTTTCCTCACTTCGGTGTTGGCCTCATGGATAAAGGCGATCTGATCGGCGGGCATCCCCTGGGCGATGAGCTTTTGCCGGATGTCCTCGTAGATGGTAAAGACCGGCTCCGGCTCTTCCAGCGGCACAGCCTGTTCCAGCGCATGGAGCGTGGGGTTGTCCAGCGCCTTGGCTGCCTTTTTGGAAGGGGCCGCCTGGGGCGTGGAAATATCGCAGAACACCAGCTGGGTCAGCTTGTCAGCCTCGCCGTCCCGCCAGATCTGCATGATGTTTGCGACACATTGGTTGACCTTGGTGCCAGGTTCGTCCGGCAGCGCCTGATTGATAATGCGCTGGTCCAGCCCCAGCTTGCGGCCATCGCTGGTGATCTTGAGCATATTGTCCTGGGAGGGGTCCACCGTGCTGCTGTGTACCAGGGAAGCACGCTCGGATAGCGCCTTCACCATTTCCTGCTGCTGCTCGGTGGGCTGGGCCACGATGTTGTGGTATTCTACCTCCGGGGTGGGCAGATGAAGCTGATCGGCGGTTTTAATGTCCGCCACCTCTTTGAACAGGTTCATCAGCTCCGGGAGATTGAAAAACTTGGAGAAGCGGGTGCGCGCCCGGTAGCCGGTGCCTTCCGGTGCCAGCTCCAGCGCCGTCGTCGTTTCACCAAAGCGCGACGCCCAGCAGTCAAAGTGGGTCATACTCAGTTCCTGCAAGCGGTCATATTGGAGGTATCTTTGCATGGTGTAAAGTTCAGTCATGGAGTTGCTGACCGGGGTGCCGGTGGCAAAGATAACCCCTCGGCTGCCGGTGATCTCGTCCATGTAGCGACACTTGGCGAACATATCGCTGGACTTTTGGGCATCGCTGGTGGAGAGGCCCGCCACATTCCTCATTTTTGTGTAAAGGAACAAATTTTTGTAGTTATGAGCTTCATCGACAAATAACCTGTCCACGCCAAGCTGCTCAAAAGTCACCACATCGTCCTTGCGGCTCTCGGCCTGGAGCTTTTCCAGTCTGGCCTCTAGGGATTTGCGGGTCCGTTCCAGCTGTTTGACCGTGAAACGCTCACCGCCGCTGGCCTGCACCTCGGCAATACCCTCGGTGATCTCGTCGATCTGCTCGTAGAGGAGCCGTTCCTGGCGCTCCCGGCTGATGGGGATTTTTTCAAACTGCGAATGTCCGATGATAACGGCATCGTAGTCTCCGGTGGCAATTCTGGCACAGAATTTTTTGCGGTTGTGGGTCTCAAAATCCTTGCGGGTCGTGACCAGGATTTTTGCAGAGGGATAAAGCCGCAGAAACTCCGATGCCCACTGTTCTGTCAGGTGGTTCGGCACCACAAAGAGGGACTTCTGGCATAGCCCCAGGCGCTTGGATTCCATCGCAGCGGCCACCATCTCAAAAGTTTTGCCAGCGCCTACCTCGTGTGCCAATAGCGTATTGCCGCCATACAGCACATGAGCAATAGCACCCAGCTGGTGATCCCGCAGGGTAATGGACGGGTTCATGCCGCCAAAGGTGATGTGGGACCCGTCGTATTCACGGGGCCGGGTGGAGTTCATTTCCTCGTTGTACTGGCGCACCAGGGTCTGGCGGCGCTCCGGGTCCCTCCAAATCCAATCACGGAAAGCGTCCCGGATAGCCTGCTGCTTTTGGGCGGCCAGAGTGGTCTCCTTGGCGTTCAGCACCCGGCGTTCCTTGCCGTCTGCGTCCTCCACGGTGTCGTAAATGCGGACATCCCGCAGGTTCAGGCTGTCCTCCAGAATCTTGTAGGCGTTGGCACGGCTGGTTCCGTAAGTGGTGTAGGCCGCCACATTGTTTTCGGAGACAGAGCTTTTGCCCGTGATCTGCCACTCGGCGGTATAGGAGGTATAGTTGACCTGGATGGCGCGTTGAAGGTAGTTCGGGGTGTTGAAAGTCTCATACATGAACTGCTGGATGTACTTCTTGTCAATCCAGGTAGCGCCCAGGCGCACCTCGATCTCCGAAGCGTCCAGGTCTTTGGGCTGGGCGGCGGTCAGGGCCTCCACATTGATGGCAAAGGCCGGGTCCTGCTGTGCGGCTCGCTGTGCCTGACGGAGCTTGCGCCGAACATTGCCGGAAAGGTATTCGTCGGCGGTCACATAGGTGGGCCGTTCTCCCTCCGGCACAGGCCCAGGCAGACGGAAGATCACGCCTTGCAGCTCGGCGGCCAGCTCGTCACTGGTCTTGCCGGTGAGCTGTTCCATATACTCCATGTCCACACGGGCCTTTTCCGCGATGGATACGGCCAGAGCTTCGCTTGCGGTGTCCACGGAAGTCACCGCCTCATGGGGCTTGATGGTCCGCTTTGTGAACATATCTGCTTTGTGCTTCAGTTGGCCATTCTCGTCAATGACTTCCAGCGCGCAGAGCAGATAGTAGCTGGAATCATCAGCAAAGGCCAGCCGGTTCCCCCGGTCATTGATAAGGCCGTACTTGGCGGAAAAATCGTCATAGAGCTGGTTCAGCTCCACCTGTTTCTCACGAATGTCGCTGTCCGGTGTAGCTGCGTCCATTTGCAGGTCGATCAGTTCCTGGACACAATCCCGCAGCCTCACCATGCCTTTAATGCGGGCCTCGGCGGTGGCGTTGAGATCGGGGCGCACCATGCGGCTGTTCTCCCGGAAATACACAGCTCCGTCCACCACGGTATAGGAGTAGTTCTTCACATTGGGGTCAGCGGGGATAGAGGTGTCGATGGCTTCGCCTTCGCCCAGCTCCGGCAGCTCGGCCTCCTGGTAGGTGCCGCGAATGTACTTCACAGCATCGTGCAGCTGATCGGCCAGCTCCAGCCCCTCAATGGGGTTCACGGTGTAGTCCATGCCGTGAGCGGTGCTTTCTGGTTCCTGTCGGCCCAGCACCATTTCCGGGTGGTCCAGGAAATAGCGGTTGATGGAAAAGCCGTCCTCGGTCTGCCCGGTCTGCGTCCACTCCGGTACAATGTCCAGCGGGCGATCTCGCTTTTGGAGGAAGATGATGTCCGATACAACCTCGGTCCCGGCATTGGCCTTGAACGCATTGTTGGGCAGACGGATAGCCCCCAGCAGCTCGGCGCGCTGGGCAAGATACCGGCGCACGGTGGAATCTTTGGCGTCCATCGTATAGCGGCTGGTGACAAAGGCCACCACGCCACCAGGACGCACCTGGTCCAACGCCTTGGCAAAAAAGTAGTTGTGAATGCTGAAATTCAGCTTGTCGTAGGCTTTGTCCCGAACCTGATACTGGCCGAAAGGTACATTGCCGATGGCAAGGTCATAGAAGTCCCGCCTGTCGGTGGTTTCAAAACCGGCCACGGTGATGTCGGCCTTGGGATAGAGCTGCCGGGCAATACGCCCGCTGATGGAATCCAGCTCCACGCCGTAAAGACGGCTGTTTCGCATTTCCTCCGGCAGCATACCGAAGAAATTGCCCACACCACAGGACGGCTCCAGGATGTTGCCGGTCTCAAATCCCATACGGCCCACAGCCTCGTAAATCGCTTTGATGACCGTAGGGCTGGTGTAGTGGGCGTTGAGGGTAGAACCTCTGGCAGCGGCATATTCCTCTGGGGTCAGCAGCTCCTTCAGCTGGGCATATTCCTTGCTCCAGCTTTCCTTGTCGGGGTCAAAGGCATCGGCAAGGCCGCCCCAACCCACATACCGGGAAAGGATTTTCTGCTGTTCCGGCGTTGCCTGCCCAGTGGTTTCCTCCAGGTATTTCAGCAGCTTGATTGCCTCGACATTGGCCTGGAACTTGGCCTTGGGGCCGCCTTCGCCCAGGTGATCGTCAGTGATACGGAAATTCTCGGCGGTGCGGCGCAGATTGGCCTTGTATTCCTCATAAGAGGCTTTCTCGGCAGCTTTGACATTGGGGAAGGTCTGCCACTCGCCGTTTACCTGAATGGAAACGGGGTGTTCGTCCAGCACTTCATCCGGGGTTTTCTCCGGCTCGGTGACAGGTGTAGGAGGCTCCGGCTCATTGGTTCTCAGGGTCTGAACAACCACATCATAGGGCAGATGGTTCTTGTGGCCCGGATAGACAGCCACAGTCTCGGATTGGAAGGTCGGAGCTTCGGCAGCCGGTTCGGGGCGTTCCTGCCCAAAACCGTCCAGCTGACGGGCATACATCCCGCGCAGCAAAGGCGCAACCTCGCTCCACTGGAAGAACAGCATGGCCAGACGCTTTTCATCTGCATCCAGCACTTCCAGTTCAACACCTTCCGGCATCGTGCGGTAATCGGCGGTCTCGCCGGTCTCCAGCTCCATCGTTTCCACGATGTTGGGATAGGCCCGGCTCAGCCACAGGGCCACCTCCTGGTTGCTCTTGCCGTTGCGAAGAAGCTCGGAAAGCTCCGCCTTGTCCGCTTCACCAATCAGGCCATGGGCAAGCACATCCCGCAGGTCCTGGTCCACCGTATCCAGATTTGCAGGCAGGAACTCGGTATAGAAGTCATTGCGGTTATCCTCCCGCAAAAGCTGCTCAAACCGTTCCCGGCTCTCAGCCCGGTAGATGGGATAGCTCATGCCGGTGGGCAGCAGCTGCACCGTGTCATCCCGCAGCTCCGTGATCCGGTGGGCGAGGTCATCCAGATAGACAATATCCCCCACATTGTATGGAGGGACTGTTGGATCATAAGAAGTCCGTTCCCGGACCGTGCCACGGGCCGCAGCATATTCTTCGTCTGACACAGGAACACGCGAATCGCCGGAAGAAGGCTGTTCCGGCTGGTCGGCTTGAGTGGTCTCCCTGGATATGGCCTCCACATCCCGCATGACCTGCTGAATAAAGGGGTCGTTGTCCAGCTTTTCCGGGTCCACCACATGGCCGTCCACAATGCCGCGCTGGGCCAGGGCCTCCCGGATGGCGATGGGGTCCACATCGTCCAGATTATCCTGTTCGACCTGGGTGTAGAAGCGATCCTCCTTGATGAGCTGGGCAATCCGGCGCTGCACCTTGGGCCAGGGCAGTGCCGTTCCTTCGGGGCTTTCCGGGCGGATCGCAAACGGGGTTTTACCATCGCCGCCGTCAAACTCATGGGCCAGCCATGCTGCGGTGTCTCTTTCTCGCGCATGGTCTTTCATGTAGCGGACAACGGCGTGTTTGCTCTCGATTTTGCCATTCCAGTCCTGGATAGCCTTGTCGATGTCATTGTCCGAGAGAGGGCGCAGCAGCTCATGGAGCTTGGGATAGGTCTCGTCTATGACTTCCCGATGAAGGCGCTGCCGGAACTCCGGGGTGTCAGAATAGAGGCGAAGCAGCCCCATATTACCGGACCCCAGGACAGCACGGCGAATAGCGGCGTTGCCCTCGATCACGGCGTTCTCGTAGTCACTGTGACCGCAGGCGTTCCGGTATCTGATGTCCTGGGTAACAGCCTCCAGCACGATGGGCTTGTATTGCTCATGCAGCTCCCGGAGGGTGGCGGCTTGGATGGCTTCTTCGTCCCGGAACGCCCGGAACCCGTCAGCACCATACTCCGCTTCATGGGCGCTGATGTCCTGTTCGGCCTCATGGTCGATAGAAAGAACGGAATACTCCCGGCGCTGGGTGCTGCCCTCCAGGGTGGCGGAGACCGTCACATCATGCTTGGCCCGGAGCTGTTCCAGGTACTGCTCCAGCCGGTTTGCCGGGAACCCGCACATTTCCACACGGCCACCGACAGGGATAGCACGGGAGACCAGTTGCAATCCCAGCTCCGGCGCGGCTTCTTTGGCGTCCTCGCCATAAATCTCGAAGAAATCGCCCATCTGATACAGGACCATATCATCCGGGTGTCGCTCCTTGACGCCGTTGTATTCCCACACAGCCGGGTCAGGCTGCGGCTGTTCTTGGGCAAAAGAAAAAGCAGAGGATGTTTTCACATTCTCTGCTTCATCTATTCTTTGGATTTGTTCAGCTTCGGAGAGGAACAGGTTTAGGGTTAGCTGTTGATAAGCTCCGCCAGCAAAATCTCCTCCGCCTGGGCCTTGCAGGTGTTCATCAGGCCCACCCAGCGCATCGGATCGCGGGCTTTCAGCTCCTCCGTCGCGCCCGCCGACTCCGCCAACTGGGGCATCATCTGCTCCAGACGGCTGTTCGCCGTCTCGTCGATCTCCAGCAGGTGCGGGTACAGCTTCTCGGTCAGCAGCAGCTGGTTGTAGATCAGGGGCCGGTGTTCCTTCAGGTACGCTTTCCGCATCCTGCCGTACTTGCCTAGGGGCTTCTCCGGCTGTTCGCTCAGGCTCAGGTCGGGAATCAGGTAATCGCCGTTCCTCGTGTAAGTCAGGTTGTTCTCCATGTGTAACGCTCCTTTCCGCGAGTTGCTCACGCTCATAATGTTGGACGGTGACACCGATCTGCCGCAGCACCTGCTGGTTGATCTGGCTGACCGCCGCTCCCAACGCCCCAACCGTGGCCGGGGTATTGAAATCGAAAATCGGCATGAAGTCCTCATGCTGGAAATACTGGTCTGTATCCAGCCCACAGCGGGACATCAGGGCGTAGGCGATGCTGACGGTGGCGGCGGACTTAAATTGGACTTCGATGTTGAGTTCATCGTACTCCTCCAGGAACGAACCGTCAACGATATAACGGAAGTCCTGTTGATGCTCGTCCCAATACTCACTCGCCAGTTTTCCGGCCACATCGGTGAGCTGCTGGGCAAGATTGTCACCAGCAACACCGTAGTTGCGCTCCAGCATGGCCGACACAGGCCCGATGTGCTGTTCCTCCAGCTGCCACAGCCAGGGGGTGCGGGAATGTTCGCGGGTCCCGGTGTCGGAAATATCGAACACATAGCGCAGGCGGGGCCTGTCGCCGGAATCGTCCACCAGAGCGATCCCCTTGGAGCCGCGCCGTACATACCGCCCCATTTTTTCGTTCCACAGATCGTACTCGGCGCAGGCGGTGGCGTCCGGGCGCTGGGCGTAAATCATCATCTGCTCATGGAACGGATATTTGTAGAGGCGGGCGGCGGTGGTAAGAAAGGCTGTCCATTCTTTCCAGCTGCCCACAAGCCGGGTCGATACCTGTTCGGCCATCTGCCGGTAAAATTCAGCTTTGGATGGCATGGTTTTCTGTCCTCCCTTCATGTTAAATAGAAATGGGGCGGCACATCAGGCCGCCCCGCTGGGTCTTGGTGTGGTTTTTACTCGTCGAAATCCGGGTACAGCTCCAGCTCGGCAAACTCGGCGTCGCTCATAGCCCGGAGCTTGGAGAGGGCGCTGTCCGTCAGCTCCCGCAGCTCGGCTTCCTCCGGCGAAAGCTCACCGCACATCTCCGTCAGGGCTTCGATCAGCCCGGTGCGGCTGCCGGTGTTGTAGATACAAAGCAGGTTCGTTTCCTCAAAAGTGAAGTTTCCCATATCAAATCTCCCTTTCCGCGCTCTTTTTGGGCGCTGTCTTTTTGTGTTCCGCCTTGGGCTGGCTTTTCAGCTGCTCCATGACGGACTTTTTCTTTTCCCGTTCCTCCCGGTGGGCGGCGGCAGCCAAATCCATGAAAGAAATCGGCTGGCCGCTGCGGGCCTGCTGTTCCAGCTGGGCCACTGTCGGCTCCTTGGGTCCGTTGTTGATGATGCCGTCGATCATACCGTAGTCATCCTCCACGACCATTTCCGCATTTTTCAGCGGATTGTCCGGCAGGAATCCGGGAACCTGCTCAAAGCCGAAGCTGTCGCAGTAATGACAGGATACCTTGCCATCCCGCTTAATGGCAACGATGTCGCTTACGCTCATGGACGGATGGCGGTAATCGGCGGGATGTTCATTGTTGAAGCGGTAAAAGAGCTGTTCGGCGGTATCGCCTTTCAGATCGGAGGGCAGCAGCGGAGCGGTGTAGACCAACTCATAGTTGTCCCGCTGCACCGTCTGCCCGATGGACTGGAGCCATTCCAGGCCCTCATAGCGGATGTCCCGCAGCTCGTCGGTGTGCTTCACCTGATAAATAGCGAAGCAGTCCCCCTTGTGGGAGAGAAACGCCTGCTCCCGTTCCTCCTGGTGGGCCATGCGGTCCTTGACCAGCTTATCAAACTCCGGGCTTTCCTCCCATTCCTCGCGGGGCATGGCAAAGATACCGTCATGGGCATCCAGGTCAGCGGTGTCAAAGGCCATCACCGGATTTTCGCCCTCCTGGATAATGTAAACGGTCAGGTCACGCTCCATCAGCTCATAGGCTCTCTCTTTGGAGAGGGGCAAAAGATCGCTGTCCAGGCAGCCGCATTTCTCCAGATCGTCCTGGGTCAGAACCGGGTCCGGCATGGGATATTCGTCCAGCGCCTGTTCCTGAGCATCCGGTAGCAGGGCGGCTGCGGCTTCTGCGGTCTGCTGGCTGGCCTGTTCATACAAAGTCTCGATCATGGACAGCGGCGCATACTTGATGGATTTGTCACCCAGCCCCAGGTCCTTGCAGATGTGGCTGACCGCTGCGGAACGGCCCATGTCCGGTCCATCCAGCTGGCCGCCGTCCATCTGCTTCATAGTTGCCACATCGTAGAGCGTGTAGTCCCAGCCGGTATCGCAGGGCTGAACATGAAGATATGTGGCATCATCCAACACCAGCAGGGCCTCCTGGTACTCGGCGCTGGGCTGAGATACTTCTTCCGCAGCCTGCGGGCATGTCTGCTCCGGCTCCGGGGCGGCAGTCAGGTCAATGCCGCGCTCCTTGCAGATTTCCTTGTAGTTGCGCTCGATGTCGTTAATCAGCTCACAGGAAGTCTTGTTGATGGTCTCCAGGCTGGCCCGCAGCTCCTTCAGCTCCTTGTCCTTGGACCAGGAAGCGATGTAGCCAAAGCTGTTTTCACCGGTCTGGATGCCGAAATACTGGCAGACCGCATAGGAAATGCTCTCGGCCTCCACTTCCTCGGTGTTGCGGTTCTTAGCGGCTTGTTTCACCGCCGTCAGATCTTCCTGCACCTCCAGCCGCCACTCAAACCGATTCTCGTCCACAAAGCGCCAGCCCATTTCGGTAGCAAACTGTTCTGCCTCGACCTCAGTTGCAAATCCAGATTGAAAATCTCTTACTGTGCCTCCACCGCTATCCATGACAACTTTCCAGGACTGCTCGATTTCATATTTTTTCGGGTCGTGGAGCTTGCTGTGTGCGGTCTCATGGACAGCGGCGGAAACAGTCTGCACCTCGCTCATGCCTTCCCGGATGGCGATCCGCTGCTGCTCGGAGGAAAAGTAGCCGTCCATGTTGCCAGCCATCGGCTCAAACTCGATGGGGACCGGGGCAGAGCGGCGCAGAGCTTCCATGAACGCCTCATAATGTGGCACCGTCCCGGACAGGCTGGAGGCCAGTTCCGGCAGAGGCTTGCCGTCCGTCTGGCTCACATCGAACACCTTGACCGGGCGGAACATGGGGATTTCGATTTCCTTTTCCTCCATGACGGCCTTGCCATCCGCGTCCAGGATGGGTGCATGGGTATCCGGGTCACGCTTCATTTCCTCGATTTTCTTTTTGTAGGGCGTGGGGGCGATGATGGTGATACCATGCTCGCCCTTTTTCACATGGCGCTCAAATTGGTTTTTCCACTTGTTGAACCCGGCCACCAGGGTGGCGTCCGGGCGCTGCATATAGATGAGCATGGTGTTGTTGACGGAGTAGCGATGGAACTTGGACATGACGGACAGGTAGCGCATATATTTTTCACTCTCGAACAGCTCCTTGATACCCTGTTCAATACCCGCCGTGATTTCCTGCAACCGCTCCCGGTTGGTGGGCTTATCAGCCATGATTTTCACTCTCCTTTCCAAATTGGCGATTTCTGATTGATGTTCGGCAATCCACAGTCTTTGTTCATCAGGGGTATCCTCCAGGAAAAAATCCAGCAGATAGCCCACATAGTCTTTTTTCTGGATTGCCTCCATGAATCGGGGATGTGGATTTTCCTCCGGTGTTTTGGGTGTGTAGTCCGTTTCCCACTTGCGGAGCAAATGAAAGTAGTCGGCCAGGACACGAAAGGCATGGTCCCGGTCCTCCTTGAATTTCTGGGCCTCGGATTTCCGCCGGACATAGCGCCTCCGGGGAGGGGCCTGACTGTCATAAGCCAGGCCAAAATCTTGGGCCAGCTTCTCGGCGGCCTCTTTGGGGGACAGATTGTAGAGCCTCGCTGTGAAGTCGATTACATCACCGGTGGCTCCGCA containing:
- a CDS encoding SNF2-related protein yields the protein MVLYQMGDFFEIYGEDAKEAAPELGLQLVSRAIPVGGRVEMCGFPANRLEQYLEQLRAKHDVTVSATLEGSTQRREYSVLSIDHEAEQDISAHEAEYGADGFRAFRDEEAIQAATLRELHEQYKPIVLEAVTQDIRYRNACGHSDYENAVIEGNAAIRRAVLGSGNMGLLRLYSDTPEFRQRLHREVIDETYPKLHELLRPLSDNDIDKAIQDWNGKIESKHAVVRYMKDHARERDTAAWLAHEFDGGDGKTPFAIRPESPEGTALPWPKVQRRIAQLIKEDRFYTQVEQDNLDDVDPIAIREALAQRGIVDGHVVDPEKLDNDPFIQQVMRDVEAISRETTQADQPEQPSSGDSRVPVSDEEYAAARGTVRERTSYDPTVPPYNVGDIVYLDDLAHRITELRDDTVQLLPTGMSYPIYRAESRERFEQLLREDNRNDFYTEFLPANLDTVDQDLRDVLAHGLIGEADKAELSELLRNGKSNQEVALWLSRAYPNIVETMELETGETADYRTMPEGVELEVLDADEKRLAMLFFQWSEVAPLLRGMYARQLDGFGQERPEPAAEAPTFQSETVAVYPGHKNHLPYDVVVQTLRTNEPEPPTPVTEPEKTPDEVLDEHPVSIQVNGEWQTFPNVKAAEKASYEEYKANLRRTAENFRITDDHLGEGGPKAKFQANVEAIKLLKYLEETTGQATPEQQKILSRYVGWGGLADAFDPDKESWSKEYAQLKELLTPEEYAAARGSTLNAHYTSPTVIKAIYEAVGRMGFETGNILEPSCGVGNFFGMLPEEMRNSRLYGVELDSISGRIARQLYPKADITVAGFETTDRRDFYDLAIGNVPFGQYQVRDKAYDKLNFSIHNYFFAKALDQVRPGGVVAFVTSRYTMDAKDSTVRRYLAQRAELLGAIRLPNNAFKANAGTEVVSDIIFLQKRDRPLDIVPEWTQTGQTEDGFSINRYFLDHPEMVLGRQEPESTAHGMDYTVNPIEGLELADQLHDAVKYIRGTYQEAELPELGEGEAIDTSIPADPNVKNYSYTVVDGAVYFRENSRMVRPDLNATAEARIKGMVRLRDCVQELIDLQMDAATPDSDIREKQVELNQLYDDFSAKYGLINDRGNRLAFADDSSYYLLCALEVIDENGQLKHKADMFTKRTIKPHEAVTSVDTASEALAVSIAEKARVDMEYMEQLTGKTSDELAAELQGVIFRLPGPVPEGERPTYVTADEYLSGNVRRKLRQAQRAAQQDPAFAINVEALTAAQPKDLDASEIEVRLGATWIDKKYIQQFMYETFNTPNYLQRAIQVNYTSYTAEWQITGKSSVSENNVAAYTTYGTSRANAYKILEDSLNLRDVRIYDTVEDADGKERRVLNAKETTLAAQKQQAIRDAFRDWIWRDPERRQTLVRQYNEEMNSTRPREYDGSHITFGGMNPSITLRDHQLGAIAHVLYGGNTLLAHEVGAGKTFEMVAAAMESKRLGLCQKSLFVVPNHLTEQWASEFLRLYPSAKILVTTRKDFETHNRKKFCARIATGDYDAVIIGHSQFEKIPISRERQERLLYEQIDEITEGIAEVQASGGERFTVKQLERTRKSLEARLEKLQAESRKDDVVTFEQLGVDRLFVDEAHNYKNLFLYTKMRNVAGLSTSDAQKSSDMFAKCRYMDEITGSRGVIFATGTPVSNSMTELYTMQRYLQYDRLQELSMTHFDCWASRFGETTTALELAPEGTGYRARTRFSKFFNLPELMNLFKEVADIKTADQLHLPTPEVEYHNIVAQPTEQQQEMVKALSERASLVHSSTVDPSQDNMLKITSDGRKLGLDQRIINQALPDEPGTKVNQCVANIMQIWRDGEADKLTQLVFCDISTPQAAPSKKAAKALDNPTLHALEQAVPLEEPEPVFTIYEDIRQKLIAQGMPADQIAFIHEANTEVRKKELFAKVRTGQVRVLLGSTAKMGAGTNVQDRLVALHDLDCPWRPGDLAQRKGRIERQGNQNPLVHVYRYVTEGTFDAYLWQTVENKQKFISQIMTSKSPVRSCDDVDETALSFAEIKALCAGDPRIKERMDLDVEVSKLKLMKADHQSKQYRLEDQLLKYFPEEIEKHKGFIQGFEADLETLAAHPHPEDGFAGMEIRGDVLTDKENAGAALLDACKEVKGSEPVQIGSYRGFTMSVEFSAWKQEYTLLLKGQMTHRASLGTDPRGNLTRIDNALSQMPQRLEATKAQLDNLYQQQAAAKEEVGKPFSYEDDLRVKSARLVELDTLLNLDGKGRSQPESVIAKSARPSVLDSLKRPVPPRSPEKKPKQHEEVR
- a CDS encoding TnpV protein; this translates as MENNLTYTRNGDYLIPDLSLSEQPEKPLGKYGRMRKAYLKEHRPLIYNQLLLTEKLYPHLLEIDETANSRLEQMMPQLAESAGATEELKARDPMRWVGLMNTCKAQAEEILLAELINS
- a CDS encoding transposon-transfer assisting family protein, whose product is MGNFTFEETNLLCIYNTGSRTGLIEALTEMCGELSPEEAELRELTDSALSKLRAMSDAEFAELELYPDFDE
- a CDS encoding LPD16 domain-containing protein, encoding MAESVFEAVKQSVAVREAAQMYGIEVNRSGMACCPFHDDKNPSMKLNEEYFYCFGCGATGDVIDFTARLYNLSPKEAAEKLAQDFGLAYDSQAPPRRRYVRRKSEAQKFKEDRDHAFRVLADYFHLLRKWETDYTPKTPEENPHPRFMEAIQKKDYVGYLLDFFLEDTPDEQRLWIAEHQSEIANLERRVKIMADKPTNRERLQEITAGIEQGIKELFESEKYMRYLSVMSKFHRYSVNNTMLIYMQRPDATLVAGFNKWKNQFERHVKKGEHGITIIAPTPYKKKIEEMKRDPDTHAPILDADGKAVMEEKEIEIPMFRPVKVFDVSQTDGKPLPELASSLSGTVPHYEAFMEALRRSAPVPIEFEPMAGNMDGYFSSEQQRIAIREGMSEVQTVSAAVHETAHSKLHDPKKYEIEQSWKVVMDSGGGTVRDFQSGFATEVEAEQFATEMGWRFVDENRFEWRLEVQEDLTAVKQAAKNRNTEEVEAESISYAVCQYFGIQTGENSFGYIASWSKDKELKELRASLETINKTSCELINDIERNYKEICKERGIDLTAAPEPEQTCPQAAEEVSQPSAEYQEALLVLDDATYLHVQPCDTGWDYTLYDVATMKQMDGGQLDGPDMGRSAAVSHICKDLGLGDKSIKYAPLSMIETLYEQASQQTAEAAAALLPDAQEQALDEYPMPDPVLTQDDLEKCGCLDSDLLPLSKERAYELMERDLTVYIIQEGENPVMAFDTADLDAHDGIFAMPREEWEESPEFDKLVKDRMAHQEEREQAFLSHKGDCFAIYQVKHTDELRDIRYEGLEWLQSIGQTVQRDNYELVYTAPLLPSDLKGDTAEQLFYRFNNEHPADYRHPSMSVSDIVAIKRDGKVSCHYCDSFGFEQVPGFLPDNPLKNAEMVVEDDYGMIDGIINNGPKEPTVAQLEQQARSGQPISFMDLAAAAHREEREKKKSVMEQLKSQPKAEHKKTAPKKSAEREI